From Desulfurella amilsii, the proteins below share one genomic window:
- the flgG gene encoding flagellar basal-body rod protein FlgG: MIRALWTASTGMQGQQTNIDVIANNLANVNTVGFKRSRADFEDLIYQTQKEAGVNTTSNTVEPTGIQIGLGTQLADVSKNFMQGSLQETGNPLDLALQGSGFFQITMPDGTIAYTRAGDFKLDNNGRIVTTDGYPLSPEITVPQDTTSISVGNDGTISVLEAGQTTPTQLGQIQLAFFANPAGLKAIGQNLFQQTVSSGTPTLGTPGINGLGTINQGYLEMSNVSVVQEMVDMIAAQRAYETNAKVIQTSDQMLQTANNLKQ; encoded by the coding sequence ATGATAAGGGCATTGTGGACAGCATCTACTGGCATGCAGGGCCAACAAACAAACATAGATGTTATAGCAAACAACCTAGCAAACGTTAACACAGTGGGTTTTAAGCGTTCTAGAGCTGATTTTGAAGATTTAATATATCAAACGCAAAAGGAAGCTGGTGTTAACACGACCTCCAATACAGTTGAACCAACAGGTATACAAATTGGTTTGGGTACGCAATTAGCAGATGTATCAAAAAATTTTATGCAAGGTAGTTTGCAAGAAACAGGAAACCCACTTGATTTAGCATTACAAGGCAGCGGTTTTTTCCAAATTACAATGCCAGATGGAACAATCGCATACACAAGAGCCGGTGATTTTAAATTAGACAATAACGGTAGAATCGTTACAACAGACGGCTATCCTTTATCACCAGAAATTACTGTGCCGCAGGATACAACATCGATAAGCGTGGGAAACGATGGTACAATTTCTGTGTTGGAAGCAGGTCAAACTACACCCACGCAGCTTGGTCAAATACAACTTGCTTTTTTTGCTAATCCAGCAGGTCTTAAAGCAATTGGTCAAAATTTATTTCAACAAACTGTATCATCAGGCACACCAACGCTGGGTACACCAGGTATAAACGGTCTTGGGACAATTAATCAGGGTTACCTTGAAATGTCAAATGTTAGTGTTGTTCAAGAAATGGTCGATATGATAGCAGCTCAAAGGGCGTATGAGACAAATGCAAAAGTTATACAAACATCTGATCAAATGTTGCAAACTGCTAATAATCTCAAGCAGTAG
- a CDS encoding flagellar hook-basal body protein codes for MLSGIYTSASAMIIAAQRVNNIANNIANSNTIGFKSEGINQKSWSEFNGYGEAKLPIAQNTQLAANFINEAVNSVVHMDKDYINFTQGSLEKTGNKLDFAIEGRGFFAVLTPNGIEYTRGGQFGINSQGILVQRGTNYPVLGENYFKNGKFIKVDSQTAFSQTGAVLDNGAQTDTIAIRDFSNYGNLRKVGDNCFVPVNNMQPQLTANFMLKEGYLEQSNVNIVKEMVELIQNQRSYDSYQKVISTFANQLIPNTIQIGSVT; via the coding sequence ATGCTAAGTGGTATTTACACGTCAGCTAGTGCAATGATTATTGCAGCCCAAAGGGTAAACAACATTGCAAATAATATAGCAAACTCAAATACAATTGGTTTTAAAAGTGAAGGTATTAATCAGAAAAGCTGGTCAGAATTTAATGGCTATGGTGAAGCCAAACTACCCATTGCGCAAAACACACAATTAGCGGCAAATTTTATAAATGAAGCTGTAAATTCAGTTGTTCATATGGATAAAGACTACATAAATTTTACGCAAGGCTCTCTAGAAAAAACGGGCAATAAGCTAGATTTTGCAATCGAAGGCAGAGGCTTTTTTGCTGTGCTTACTCCAAATGGTATAGAATATACCAGAGGCGGTCAATTTGGTATAAATAGTCAAGGAATATTGGTTCAAAGAGGCACAAATTACCCTGTGCTGGGTGAAAATTATTTTAAGAATGGAAAATTTATTAAAGTTGATTCTCAAACAGCTTTTTCTCAAACTGGTGCAGTTCTAGACAATGGAGCGCAAACAGACACTATCGCAATTAGAGATTTTAGCAACTATGGAAATTTGAGAAAAGTGGGCGATAATTGTTTTGTGCCAGTAAATAACATGCAGCCACAATTAACAGCAAACTTTATGCTAAAAGAAGGTTATTTGGAACAATCAAATGTTAATATTGTAAAAGAAATGGTAGAGCTTATACAAAATCAACGCTCATATGATAGTTATCAAAAAGTAATATCAACATTTGCAAACCAACTGATACCTAATACAATCCAGATAGGCAGCGTTACTTAA
- a CDS encoding glycoside hydrolase family 18 protein, whose translation MKLLTLILALTLLAGCSYKEKVSVIPTLRPAVEIKTQNKPSNFLIAGFYPYWEQSKFPPQIAINNSINVLYHAFVWPDRNGNLVVPKSFNNKEIVDIATSKNIKVILSVGGGGNSGYLSSVLNNPQLFQNFADQLINFIKKNQYNGVDIDWEFPKNSTDALNLNKFVQILKQNLGNDYIICVDLPYANYSGRYFDIDFLKYFVSYFVVMSYDYSGAWSHISGYNAPLKPGFCNTHDIQKSIEYWLARGIDSKKILLGIPFYGRAFNADEPCQEFNQSFATTYRNILSLLKNEDYQYFWDFMTKTPYLVNKKNKIYYSFDDSSSINDKIRYAFEMNLGGIAIWEITQDIVDNHHLLLPDLVQTIKNNQLLN comes from the coding sequence ATGAAATTATTAACGCTAATTTTAGCGTTAACTCTACTTGCTGGCTGTAGCTACAAAGAAAAAGTTTCTGTAATTCCAACGCTTCGGCCAGCAGTAGAAATAAAAACGCAAAATAAGCCTTCAAATTTTCTAATTGCAGGTTTCTATCCTTATTGGGAACAATCAAAATTTCCTCCTCAAATTGCAATAAATAATAGTATAAATGTATTATACCATGCTTTTGTATGGCCGGATAGAAATGGCAATCTTGTTGTACCAAAAAGTTTTAACAATAAAGAAATTGTAGATATTGCTACAAGCAAGAACATAAAAGTTATTTTGTCTGTTGGCGGCGGTGGCAATTCTGGTTATTTATCAAGTGTGCTAAACAACCCTCAATTATTTCAAAATTTTGCTGATCAATTAATAAATTTTATTAAGAAAAACCAGTATAATGGCGTTGATATAGATTGGGAATTTCCAAAAAATTCAACTGATGCTTTAAATTTGAACAAATTTGTTCAAATTTTGAAACAAAACCTTGGGAATGACTATATAATTTGCGTCGATTTACCTTATGCAAATTATAGTGGCAGATATTTTGACATTGATTTTTTAAAATATTTTGTAAGCTACTTTGTCGTTATGTCTTATGATTATTCTGGGGCTTGGAGTCACATTAGTGGTTACAATGCTCCGCTCAAACCAGGTTTTTGCAACACACACGATATACAAAAAAGCATTGAGTACTGGCTTGCAAGAGGAATTGATTCTAAAAAAATACTTCTTGGTATACCATTTTATGGCAGGGCTTTTAATGCTGACGAACCATGTCAAGAATTCAATCAATCTTTTGCTACTACATATAGAAATATATTATCCCTTCTAAAAAACGAAGATTATCAATATTTTTGGGATTTTATGACAAAAACACCATATTTAGTAAATAAAAAAAATAAGATCTACTACAGTTTTGACGACTCATCATCAATTAATGATAAGATACGCTATGCTTTTGAGATGAATTTAGGCGGTATTGCAATATGGGAAATAACTCAAGATATCGTAGATAACCATCATCTCTTGCTACCAGATCTCGTTCAAACAATAAAAAATAATCAGTTATTAAACTAG
- a CDS encoding SurA N-terminal domain-containing protein, producing MKLLASLFLVTFFLTATAFAQTQDKVLATVNGYEITQSAVDNIIKSLPAGAVNNKNTAQVRENVLNSLISERVLLNEAKKLNLEKDPQVTQEIKTQTDNILINALLQKKFGNQNFTPTDKEITDFYNQNKSKLKDSKGQILPLSKVKPEISQYLANLKKKQALDSYIEELKKQDKIIINK from the coding sequence ATGAAGCTTTTGGCAAGTTTGTTTTTGGTGACGTTTTTTTTAACAGCTACTGCTTTTGCTCAAACTCAAGATAAAGTATTAGCTACGGTTAATGGTTACGAAATTACTCAATCGGCTGTGGATAATATTATAAAATCTCTTCCTGCTGGTGCTGTAAACAATAAAAACACCGCGCAAGTGAGAGAAAACGTTTTAAATTCACTTATTAGCGAAAGGGTTTTGCTTAATGAAGCAAAAAAACTCAATTTAGAAAAAGACCCGCAGGTTACGCAAGAAATTAAAACTCAAACAGACAATATTCTAATTAATGCTTTATTGCAAAAGAAATTTGGCAATCAAAATTTTACACCAACAGATAAAGAAATAACGGACTTTTATAATCAAAATAAATCAAAACTAAAGGATTCAAAAGGTCAAATATTGCCATTAAGTAAAGTAAAACCTGAGATTTCACAGTATTTGGCAAATTTGAAGAAAAAACAAGCATTGGACAGTTATATTGAAGAATTAAAAAAGCAGGATAAAATTATTATAAACAAATAA
- a CDS encoding molybdopterin molybdotransferase MoeA, whose protein sequence is MKKNVLEALEIVLDCSKTKPSQTVFLSDSLGRVACIDILAKSDYPCLNKTAMDGYAIVYKNKDKPLKEVFDINQFDENSAFRLNTGNDIPQICDSVIEVELIEKHDGYIKLSKNVEKYRNFVFAGSEIKKGEIVIKKGELINEQKMALLAYVGEVLIEVYQKPIVGIITTGDEVVFPGATAQKGSVYNTNYFYLNGFVKKLNAECIYFGHIRDNINELVETYRYALSRCDILVSTGGSSKGTKDFTKKVFEALGIDIKFDETTVKPGKPLIFGNLGDKLVFGMPGWPSSLVVNTQVFLKPALKKLSGLTNYKNAIYYASTTKSMHSRMGKDYFNRAILTYNNKGLFIEPLESQDTSNFFSMAKANCLVWLDASTGDVENGTLLTVITID, encoded by the coding sequence ATGAAGAAAAATGTCTTAGAAGCGCTAGAGATTGTACTGGATTGCTCTAAAACAAAGCCGTCACAAACGGTTTTTTTGAGCGATTCTTTGGGGAGGGTAGCTTGCATTGATATTCTAGCAAAGTCAGATTACCCTTGCCTAAATAAAACGGCAATGGATGGATATGCAATAGTTTATAAAAATAAAGACAAACCATTAAAAGAAGTATTCGATATTAACCAGTTTGATGAAAATAGCGCCTTTAGATTAAACACAGGCAATGATATACCCCAAATATGCGACTCAGTTATTGAAGTAGAACTTATTGAAAAACATGATGGTTATATAAAACTAAGCAAAAATGTAGAAAAGTATAGAAATTTTGTTTTTGCTGGATCTGAAATCAAAAAAGGTGAAATTGTAATAAAAAAAGGAGAGCTTATTAACGAGCAAAAAATGGCTCTGCTTGCATATGTGGGAGAAGTTTTGATTGAGGTATATCAAAAACCCATAGTTGGCATTATTACAACAGGTGATGAAGTTGTTTTTCCTGGTGCAACAGCTCAAAAAGGGTCTGTTTACAACACGAATTACTTTTATCTAAACGGCTTTGTAAAAAAGCTAAATGCCGAGTGCATATATTTTGGGCACATAAGAGATAATATCAATGAGCTGGTTGAAACTTATCGTTATGCGTTATCACGCTGCGATATACTTGTTAGTACAGGTGGTTCATCAAAAGGCACAAAAGACTTTACCAAAAAAGTTTTTGAAGCTTTAGGAATTGATATAAAATTTGATGAAACAACAGTTAAGCCGGGTAAGCCTTTAATTTTTGGTAATTTAGGTGATAAATTAGTATTTGGCATGCCGGGTTGGCCTTCGTCTTTGGTAGTAAATACCCAGGTATTTTTAAAACCCGCTTTAAAGAAATTATCAGGCTTAACTAACTATAAAAACGCTATTTATTATGCCTCAACAACAAAATCAATGCATTCTAGAATGGGCAAGGACTACTTTAATCGCGCAATCTTAACATATAATAATAAAGGTCTATTTATAGAACCACTCGAATCTCAAGACACAAGCAATTTTTTTTCAATGGCAAAGGCAAATTGTTTGGTGTGGCTTGATGCTTCGACTGGCGATGTAGAAAATGGCACGCTTTTGACAGTTATTACAATTGATTAA